A region of Caballeronia insecticola DNA encodes the following proteins:
- a CDS encoding TetR family transcriptional regulator, whose product MSRTVVSVSGSASASAKKKEEPTRRQQLAAKTRERIFRIAIREFADKGFSGARVETIASRAKVNIRMIYHYFGGKEALYVEVLERVLARLREAELAVTLDVRTVDPAAGILQLYDFTEGHFAAHPELLCLLSWENLNRARYLKRSKVIQAMSSPVLDKLRTLIRRGEAAGTLRGGIDPLHLYVTLVSLAYFHKSNAYTISRMFDTDMLAASWQVAHKAQAHQLVRAFLAEERVVEVG is encoded by the coding sequence ATGTCACGCACTGTCGTTTCCGTTTCCGGCTCTGCTTCCGCTTCCGCGAAGAAGAAAGAAGAACCCACGCGCCGCCAGCAGCTTGCCGCCAAGACGCGTGAGCGCATCTTCAGGATCGCCATCCGCGAATTCGCCGACAAGGGTTTCAGCGGCGCGCGCGTCGAAACGATCGCGAGCCGCGCGAAGGTGAATATCCGCATGATCTATCACTACTTCGGCGGCAAGGAAGCGCTGTATGTCGAAGTGCTGGAACGTGTGCTCGCGCGGCTGCGCGAAGCGGAACTGGCCGTGACGCTCGATGTGCGCACCGTCGATCCGGCGGCGGGCATCCTTCAGCTTTATGACTTCACCGAAGGGCATTTTGCGGCGCATCCGGAACTGCTGTGTTTGCTCTCGTGGGAGAACCTGAATCGCGCGCGCTATCTGAAGCGCTCGAAGGTCATTCAGGCGATGTCGTCGCCCGTGCTCGATAAGCTGCGCACGTTGATCAGGCGGGGCGAGGCGGCGGGTACGTTGCGCGGCGGTATCGATCCGCTGCATCTGTATGTGACGCTTGTGAGTCTTGCGTATTTTCACAAGTCGAATGCTTATACGATCTCGCGAATGTTCGATACGGACATGCTCGCGGCGTCGTGGCAGGTCGCGCATAAAGCGCAGGCGCATCAGTTGGTGCGGGCGTTTTTGGCGGAGGAAAGGGTTGTGGAGGTGGGCTAG
- a CDS encoding ABC transporter permease has translation MNLELLAVFAGASIRLSAPMMLAATGELVSERAGVLNMSVEGMMLTGAFLGATFSWLTGSPSIGLLCGMLGVIPLALLQAFLSVTLRANQIVTGIGINILALGGTTLAYREIFGERSSAVIPGLAHWSPPVLGALPVIGEPVFGQVWLLYAGLAVLIATSVVMRRTALGIALHATGVAPRAVDQSGLPVSRIRYGAVLFSGVMSAAAGCFISIGDIHTFTEGMTNGTGYLAIAAIIFGNWKIGRTALACLLFGAATAMQFQLPMFGLHVPTALLSMVPYLLALVAVAGLIGRQTAPPALTQPFKR, from the coding sequence ATGAATCTCGAACTTCTCGCAGTATTCGCGGGCGCCTCCATTCGTCTTTCGGCGCCGATGATGCTCGCCGCCACCGGCGAACTCGTGAGCGAGCGCGCGGGCGTGCTCAACATGAGCGTCGAAGGCATGATGCTCACCGGCGCGTTTCTCGGCGCAACATTCTCGTGGCTGACGGGCAGTCCGTCGATCGGCCTGTTGTGCGGCATGCTCGGCGTGATTCCGCTTGCGCTCTTGCAGGCGTTCCTGAGCGTGACGTTGCGCGCCAATCAGATCGTGACGGGCATCGGCATCAACATTCTCGCGCTCGGCGGCACGACGCTCGCTTATCGCGAGATTTTCGGCGAACGTTCGAGCGCCGTCATTCCGGGGCTCGCGCATTGGTCGCCGCCCGTGCTGGGCGCGTTGCCGGTGATCGGCGAACCCGTGTTCGGACAAGTGTGGCTGCTGTATGCGGGGCTCGCGGTGCTGATCGCGACATCGGTTGTCATGCGTCGCACGGCGCTCGGCATTGCACTGCATGCGACAGGCGTCGCGCCGCGCGCGGTCGATCAGTCGGGCTTGCCTGTTTCGCGCATTCGTTACGGCGCAGTGCTGTTCTCGGGCGTGATGTCGGCGGCGGCGGGCTGTTTCATTTCCATCGGCGACATCCACACGTTCACCGAAGGCATGACCAACGGCACAGGCTATCTCGCGATTGCGGCGATTATCTTCGGCAACTGGAAGATCGGCCGCACGGCGCTTGCGTGCCTGCTGTTCGGCGCGGCCACCGCGATGCAGTTTCAATTGCCGATGTTCGGCCTGCACGTGCCGACGGCGTTGCTCAGCATGGTGCCGTATTTGCTGGCGCTGGTTGCCGTGGCAGGCCTGATTGGCCGGCAGACTGCGCCGCCCGCGCTCACGCAGCCGTTCAAACGCTAA
- a CDS encoding ABC transporter permease, which translates to MNPHLKLQPTLAQAPDAQSRRRRLPQLRVACVIAAAVAFAMCAALALIALMHVSVADALAAFADGAWGSPYAIGASINRSIAFALVGTGFVIANRAKLTNVGGEGQLAIGGIVATGMSLYGGCAHLPFGLSFIVPMLCAAAAGAIWGGVPGVLKAKAGTNEVISTLLLSFVAVWLLYWCVQSEALLRQPMTTGATLPESLEIPDLTKLPAIFAASGMNLNIGLPLTIVLAVASAILLTRTRFGLALRAAGLNAIAAKRAGLPIASSLVGALALAGAFSGLAGALMLQGDQYSLKAGFSSGYGFDGLVVGLLARGSITGVFAAALLFGFLRSGGINMEMVAQVPSALVLIVQGIVTIALAGGALWLDKGEARR; encoded by the coding sequence ATGAATCCGCATCTGAAGCTGCAACCCACGCTTGCGCAAGCGCCTGACGCGCAAAGCCGGCGCAGGCGCTTGCCGCAGTTGCGCGTTGCGTGCGTGATCGCGGCGGCCGTTGCGTTCGCGATGTGCGCCGCGCTCGCGTTGATCGCGCTGATGCATGTCTCCGTCGCCGATGCGCTAGCCGCGTTCGCCGACGGCGCATGGGGCTCGCCGTATGCAATCGGCGCGTCGATCAATCGCAGCATTGCGTTCGCGCTGGTCGGCACGGGCTTCGTCATCGCGAACCGCGCGAAGCTCACGAATGTGGGCGGGGAAGGGCAGCTCGCGATAGGCGGCATCGTTGCGACGGGGATGAGCCTTTATGGCGGCTGCGCGCATCTGCCGTTCGGTTTGTCGTTCATCGTGCCGATGCTGTGCGCCGCCGCAGCGGGCGCGATCTGGGGCGGCGTGCCCGGCGTGCTGAAGGCGAAGGCCGGCACCAACGAAGTGATCAGCACGTTGCTGCTGTCGTTCGTCGCGGTGTGGCTGCTTTACTGGTGCGTGCAGAGCGAGGCGCTGCTGCGCCAGCCGATGACGACCGGCGCCACGTTGCCCGAATCGCTCGAAATCCCCGATCTGACCAAGCTGCCCGCGATCTTCGCCGCGAGCGGCATGAACCTCAACATCGGCTTGCCGTTGACGATCGTGCTTGCCGTTGCATCGGCGATTCTGCTCACACGCACGCGCTTCGGTCTCGCACTGCGCGCGGCAGGCCTCAACGCGATCGCCGCGAAACGCGCGGGCTTGCCGATCGCGTCGTCGCTGGTCGGCGCGCTGGCGCTCGCGGGCGCGTTCAGCGGCCTGGCCGGGGCGCTGATGCTGCAGGGCGATCAATACTCGCTCAAGGCGGGCTTCTCGTCGGGCTATGGTTTCGATGGACTCGTCGTCGGCTTGCTGGCGCGCGGATCGATTACCGGCGTGTTTGCCGCTGCATTGCTGTTCGGCTTTCTGCGCTCGGGCGGCATCAACATGGAAATGGTTGCGCAGGTGCCGTCGGCGCTCGTGCTGATCGTGCAGGGCATCGTCACGATTGCGCTGGCGGGCGGCGCGTTGTGGCTCGATAAAGGAGAGGCACGGCGATGA
- a CDS encoding ABC transporter ATP-binding protein, translating into MSALPSPRPDAAPILSLDGIGKRFGTFTALDGVSLDLMPGDVHCLLGENGAGKSTLCNVIFGVHQPDSGAMRVNGAPYRPRDPREALANGIAMVHQHFSLVDDASVLDNLLLGQARGWLHRKREAERVRDVLAGVGLELALEAKIADLSVGERQRVEIVKCLMREPRLLLLDEPTAVLLPAEIDALLDTCERVAQRGCAVVLVTHKLKEISRIATHATVLQSGRVVARSASPATDIDRLVHAMIHREGDDTPDDLSARLSLAKSASPYSRPLQDEVLQVDGLSARDADGVTRLADCTLVVNRGEIVGIAGVEGNGQSELGAVLAGMASASAGRFFIAGRDMTQASPRELTQAGVGIVPEDRHAVGCVTGMSLADNLLLNHLDRYTRAGFLQRRAMRSAALELMQRFDVRASGPDALFGGLSGGNQQKAVLARELTLDPLVFLLAAQPTRGLDVGAVAAVYSHIRAARDRGVGVLLISSELDELMSVADRIVVLYRGRIMGTCTPDAGNRGRIGAWMAGAGETA; encoded by the coding sequence ATGAGCGCGCTCCCGTCTCCACGGCCCGATGCCGCGCCGATCCTTTCGCTCGACGGCATCGGCAAGCGCTTTGGCACGTTCACCGCGCTCGACGGCGTCTCGCTCGATCTGATGCCCGGCGACGTGCATTGTCTGCTCGGCGAAAACGGCGCGGGCAAGTCGACGCTGTGCAACGTGATCTTCGGCGTGCATCAACCCGATTCGGGCGCGATGCGGGTGAACGGTGCGCCGTATCGTCCGCGCGATCCGCGCGAGGCGCTCGCAAACGGCATCGCGATGGTGCATCAGCATTTCAGTCTCGTCGACGATGCCAGCGTGCTCGACAATCTGCTGCTCGGCCAGGCGCGCGGATGGCTTCATCGGAAGCGCGAAGCCGAACGCGTGCGCGATGTGCTCGCGGGCGTCGGCCTCGAACTGGCGCTGGAGGCGAAGATCGCGGATCTGTCGGTCGGCGAACGGCAGCGCGTGGAGATCGTGAAGTGCCTGATGCGCGAGCCGCGTCTGTTGCTGCTCGACGAACCTACGGCCGTGCTGTTGCCCGCCGAGATCGACGCGCTGCTCGATACGTGCGAACGCGTTGCGCAACGCGGCTGCGCGGTGGTGCTCGTCACGCACAAGCTGAAGGAGATCAGCCGCATCGCCACGCATGCGACCGTGCTGCAATCGGGGCGTGTGGTGGCGCGCTCGGCATCGCCCGCGACGGACATCGACCGGCTCGTTCACGCGATGATTCATCGCGAAGGCGACGACACGCCGGACGATCTCTCCGCGCGGCTCTCGCTGGCCAAGAGCGCATCGCCGTATTCGCGCCCGCTGCAAGATGAAGTGCTGCAAGTCGATGGCCTCAGCGCGCGCGATGCCGATGGCGTGACGCGGCTCGCGGACTGCACGCTCGTCGTGAATCGCGGCGAGATCGTCGGCATTGCGGGCGTCGAAGGCAACGGACAAAGCGAACTGGGCGCGGTGCTCGCGGGCATGGCGAGCGCATCGGCGGGGCGCTTCTTTATCGCGGGCCGCGACATGACGCAGGCGAGCCCGCGCGAACTGACGCAGGCGGGCGTGGGCATCGTGCCGGAAGATCGTCACGCGGTCGGCTGCGTCACCGGCATGAGTCTGGCCGATAACCTGCTGCTCAATCATCTCGACCGCTACACGCGTGCAGGTTTTTTGCAGCGCCGCGCGATGCGTAGCGCGGCGCTCGAACTGATGCAGCGCTTCGACGTGCGCGCGAGCGGCCCCGATGCGCTGTTCGGCGGGCTGTCCGGCGGCAATCAGCAAAAGGCCGTGCTCGCGCGCGAACTGACGCTCGATCCGCTGGTTTTTCTGCTCGCCGCGCAACCGACGCGCGGTCTCGATGTCGGCGCGGTCGCCGCCGTGTACTCGCACATCCGCGCGGCGCGCGATCGCGGCGTGGGCGTGCTGCTGATTTCCTCCGAACTCGACGAACTGATGAGCGTCGCCGATCGCATCGTCGTGCTGTATCGCGGCCGCATCATGGGCACATGTACGCCCGATGCGGGCAATCGCGGGCGCATCGGCGCGTGGATGGCGGGCGCGGGAGAGACTGCATGA
- a CDS encoding BMP family protein has translation MMFSLQQASREKLRRRLVHRVVVTAGVIALAVPAFFLSDAYAADDAMRVGVLIPGSKTDKGWMESGYEGVVAAQKEFGPKLKTQIIENINYADMEQALTNLATKNQLVIGIGGQTQAAVLKIAKRFPNVKFSVVGGNKGENMPPNVAGYDVKQAEIAFVAGAAAAMLSKNGAVSYVGGMEIPSIVNAGKEFGNGARYVNPKIKYFESYTGDFDNVAKSREATAAAIAQGADVHYHILNLGLRGLEQAAKEKNTHVIGSYTDRCGSDPLYIAYSITGVGYQAQYAIEQLEKGQWQPGYKAFGLAMGPKASGMVVCKSTPAMDAKLKQIEDDILSGKIKVSEG, from the coding sequence GTGATGTTCAGCCTGCAACAAGCTTCGCGCGAAAAACTGCGCCGCCGTCTCGTGCACCGCGTCGTCGTGACGGCAGGTGTCATCGCGCTTGCCGTGCCCGCGTTCTTTCTCTCCGATGCCTACGCCGCCGATGACGCAATGCGCGTCGGCGTGCTGATTCCGGGCTCGAAGACGGACAAAGGCTGGATGGAGTCGGGCTACGAAGGCGTGGTCGCCGCGCAGAAAGAGTTCGGGCCGAAGCTCAAGACGCAGATCATCGAGAACATCAACTATGCGGACATGGAGCAGGCGCTCACGAATCTCGCGACCAAGAACCAGCTCGTGATCGGCATTGGCGGACAGACGCAGGCCGCCGTGCTCAAGATCGCGAAGCGCTTTCCGAACGTGAAGTTCTCCGTCGTCGGCGGCAACAAGGGCGAGAACATGCCGCCGAACGTCGCGGGCTACGACGTGAAGCAGGCCGAGATCGCCTTCGTTGCGGGCGCGGCGGCCGCGATGTTGTCGAAGAACGGCGCGGTGAGTTATGTCGGCGGCATGGAGATTCCGTCGATCGTGAACGCGGGCAAGGAGTTCGGCAACGGCGCGCGCTACGTGAACCCGAAGATCAAGTACTTCGAGAGCTATACGGGCGACTTCGACAACGTCGCCAAGTCGCGCGAAGCGACCGCCGCGGCCATCGCGCAAGGCGCCGACGTTCACTATCACATCCTGAACCTCGGCCTGCGCGGACTCGAACAGGCGGCGAAAGAAAAGAACACGCACGTGATCGGCAGCTATACGGACCGCTGCGGAAGCGATCCGCTCTACATCGCTTACAGCATCACGGGCGTCGGTTATCAGGCGCAATACGCAATCGAACAACTCGAAAAAGGCCAGTGGCAGCCGGGCTACAAGGCGTTCGGCCTCGCGATGGGACCGAAGGCGTCGGGCATGGTCGTCTGCAAGTCGACGCCCGCGATGGACGCGAAGCTCAAGCAAATCGAAGACGACATCCTGAGCGGCAAGATCAAGGTGTCCGAGGGATGA